The following are encoded in a window of Novosphingobium sp. ZN18A2 genomic DNA:
- a CDS encoding DNA-deoxyinosine glycosylase, which yields MTRKASFGPHVSPRTRVLVLGSLPGEASLRQQRYYAHPSNRFWHLAGAVIGVDLPALGYEARLRALDDAGIGLWDTIASARREGSLDTALREIEARPLADFVAALPQLRAVAFNGAASASIGRRQLGEPDGLTLVDLPSSSAANAAMPLAEKQARWDILRKFLD from the coding sequence CTGACCCGCAAGGCCTCATTCGGTCCGCACGTATCGCCGCGCACGCGCGTTCTGGTGCTCGGCAGCCTTCCGGGCGAGGCGTCGCTGCGCCAGCAGCGTTACTATGCGCATCCGTCCAACCGTTTCTGGCACCTTGCCGGTGCGGTGATCGGGGTGGACCTGCCCGCGCTCGGTTACGAAGCGCGGCTTCGCGCGCTGGACGACGCGGGGATCGGGCTGTGGGACACCATCGCCAGCGCGCGGCGCGAAGGCAGCCTGGATACCGCGCTGCGCGAGATCGAGGCGCGGCCGCTGGCCGACTTCGTGGCCGCGCTGCCCCAATTGCGCGCGGTGGCTTTCAACGGCGCGGCCTCGGCCAGCATCGGGCGGCGACAACTGGGCGAACCGGACGGGCTGACACTGGTTGACCTGCCGTCCAGCAGCGCCGCCAACGCCGCCATGCCGCTGGCGGAAAAGCAGGCGCGCTGGGATATCCTGCGGAAATTCCTCGATTGA
- the leuD gene encoding 3-isopropylmalate dehydratase small subunit: MEPVSTIDGRAIPFGRKNIDTDIIIPAHWLKTITRDGLGQGAFEALRQDPDNIFDSETFKGAPILIAGDNFGCGSSREHAAWALMDMGVKAVIAPSFSDIFSGNAFKNGILTVVLPQPAIDRLMEVAQTDPVHIDLEAQSVTTPFQDRFTFEIDPFRKHCLLNGLDEVGLTLERGDAISGYEAKVRAERPFLAKGTSVAA, translated from the coding sequence ATGGAACCTGTGAGCACGATAGACGGCCGCGCGATCCCCTTCGGCCGCAAGAACATCGATACCGACATCATCATTCCCGCGCACTGGTTGAAGACCATCACGCGCGACGGCCTGGGCCAGGGCGCTTTCGAGGCGCTGCGCCAGGATCCGGACAACATTTTCGATTCCGAAACGTTCAAGGGCGCGCCGATCCTGATCGCGGGCGACAACTTCGGCTGCGGGTCCAGCCGCGAACACGCGGCCTGGGCGCTGATGGACATGGGCGTGAAGGCGGTGATCGCGCCGTCGTTTTCCGATATCTTTTCGGGCAACGCCTTCAAGAACGGCATCCTTACCGTGGTGCTGCCGCAACCGGCGATCGACCGGCTGATGGAAGTGGCGCAGACCGATCCGGTCCATATCGACCTTGAAGCGCAGAGCGTGACCACGCCGTTCCAGGACCGTTTCACCTTCGAGATCGATCCGTTCCGCAAGCACTGCCTGCTGAACGGGTTGGACGAAGTGGGCCTGACGCTTGAGCGCGGGGATGCGATTTCGGGCTATGAAGCGAAAGTGCGGGCAGAGCGGCCTTTCCTTGCGAAAGGCACGTCCGTCGCCGCATAA
- a CDS encoding NADPH:quinone oxidoreductase family protein: protein MKALRTHAVGGPDTLTLDEVDAPTPAKGQVVVRVKACAINFPDTLIIRDMYQFKPERPFAPGGELSGVIEAVGEGVTDWKAGDRVIASTGNGGLSEMVAVDQGRLYPLPEGVSFEAGASLLMTYGTTIYALKGRGDIKPGETMLVLGAAGGVGISAIELGKAFGMKVVAGVSSDDKAQFVRDAGADEVVVYGRGPFDKAQSKELAGKFKDACAPGGADIVYDIVGGDYAEPALRSIAWEGRYLVIGFTAGIPKMPLNLTLLKSCDIRGVFWGAFAAREPQKNAAFIAELFDLLKAGKINPRVSETFPLERGAEAIAMLEDRKALGKIVVTMG, encoded by the coding sequence ATGAAAGCCCTGCGCACGCACGCCGTTGGCGGACCGGACACGCTTACGCTTGATGAAGTGGATGCACCCACGCCAGCCAAGGGACAGGTCGTGGTTCGGGTGAAGGCCTGCGCGATCAACTTTCCCGATACGCTGATCATCCGTGACATGTACCAGTTCAAGCCCGAGCGGCCTTTCGCGCCGGGGGGAGAGCTTTCGGGCGTGATCGAGGCGGTGGGCGAAGGCGTTACCGACTGGAAGGCGGGCGACCGCGTGATCGCCAGCACCGGAAACGGCGGCCTTTCCGAAATGGTCGCGGTGGACCAGGGCCGGCTCTATCCGCTGCCCGAAGGCGTGAGCTTCGAGGCCGGTGCATCGCTGCTGATGACATACGGCACCACGATCTATGCGCTGAAGGGGCGCGGCGACATCAAGCCGGGCGAGACCATGCTTGTGCTCGGCGCGGCGGGCGGCGTCGGCATATCGGCGATCGAACTGGGCAAGGCATTCGGCATGAAAGTGGTCGCCGGCGTTTCCAGCGACGACAAGGCGCAGTTCGTGCGCGATGCCGGTGCGGATGAGGTCGTGGTCTATGGTCGCGGTCCGTTCGACAAGGCGCAATCGAAGGAACTGGCGGGCAAGTTCAAGGATGCCTGCGCACCCGGCGGCGCGGACATCGTCTATGACATCGTGGGCGGCGACTATGCCGAACCGGCGCTGCGCAGTATCGCGTGGGAAGGGCGCTATCTGGTGATCGGCTTCACCGCCGGTATCCCGAAGATGCCGCTCAACCTCACGCTGCTGAAAAGCTGCGACATCCGCGGCGTGTTCTGGGGCGCCTTCGCCGCGCGCGAGCCGCAGAAGAACGCAGCCTTCATCGCCGAACTGTTCGATCTGCTGAAGGCCGGGAAGATCAATCCGCGCGTTTCCGAAACCTTCCCGCTCGAACGCGGTGCCGAAGCGATCGCCATGCTTGAGGATCGCAAGGCGCTGGGCAAGATCGTGGTGACGATGGGATGA
- a CDS encoding trimeric intracellular cation channel family protein, protein MAPHIASVIAALDLAGVALFALTGALLAARLRQTFVTMVFFALVTGVGGGTVRDLLIGAPVFWVHDKWVAAVCLGVATITWLTPSRWWEKPVLEWADALGISAYAVLGTAKALGYGISPVPAVLMGVITGCVGGIIRDVLAGRPSILMRPELYVTATALSATLCAVGNALALPKALAWTVAAAAGFALRGAAIRWKLGLPAYGGKE, encoded by the coding sequence ATCGCCCCGCACATTGCCAGCGTGATCGCCGCGCTCGATCTGGCGGGCGTCGCGCTCTTCGCGCTGACCGGCGCGCTGCTTGCCGCGCGGCTGCGCCAGACGTTCGTGACGATGGTGTTCTTCGCGCTCGTCACCGGCGTGGGCGGCGGCACCGTGCGCGATCTCCTGATCGGCGCGCCGGTGTTCTGGGTGCACGACAAGTGGGTGGCGGCGGTATGCCTTGGCGTGGCGACGATCACGTGGCTGACGCCCAGCCGCTGGTGGGAAAAGCCGGTGCTGGAATGGGCGGACGCGCTGGGGATCAGCGCCTATGCCGTGCTGGGAACGGCGAAGGCGCTGGGATACGGCATCAGCCCGGTGCCCGCCGTGCTGATGGGCGTGATTACAGGCTGCGTGGGCGGCATCATCCGCGACGTGCTGGCGGGCCGCCCGTCCATCCTGATGCGGCCGGAACTATACGTTACCGCCACCGCGCTGTCCGCCACGCTTTGCGCGGTGGGCAACGCGCTTGCCCTGCCCAAGGCGCTGGCGTGGACCGTCGCGGCGGCGGCGGGCTTTGCCCTGCGCGGCGCGGCGATCCGGTGGAAGCTGGGGCTGCCGGCTTACGGGGGGAAGGAATAG
- a CDS encoding amidase family protein, whose translation MILKLTDEPGAIDMAARIARKEMSPLEAVDAAIGRIEALDGPINAVVVRDFDRARDTARKLDGAAPHPGKPLFGVPMTIKESFDIAGLPTCWGHAEYVGNVAKRDSHVVRQLRHAGAIFLGKTNVPPDLADWQSTNPVYGRTANPHDLSRSPGGSSGGSAAAVASGMVPCEFGTDIGGSVRVPAHFCGVWGHKTSWGLVPKHGHDHPAMAGIDAHDGALSIAGPLARNADDLALLVERTATVPIRARPRDLKDLSFLLLLDWPGSPVDDAVRGVIDAAAAALEAAGARVVRTSAALPDLARQQRDYLKMLNVAMARGAPGPDGKRATASDWFDMLDAQTRCEFEWAELFLAHDFVLAPPAPVLAIPSREGRVFEGTVTINGKEESSGAALAWAGIATYPNLPSTVVPVGESGGLPCGMQVIGPKWADLDCIAAARAIGAVMGA comes from the coding sequence ATGATCCTGAAACTTACCGACGAGCCGGGCGCGATAGACATGGCCGCGCGCATTGCGCGCAAGGAAATGTCGCCGCTGGAAGCCGTCGACGCCGCAATCGGGCGGATCGAGGCGCTGGACGGCCCGATCAACGCGGTGGTCGTCCGCGATTTTGACCGCGCCCGCGATACCGCGCGCAAGCTTGACGGCGCCGCGCCACACCCCGGAAAGCCGCTGTTCGGCGTGCCGATGACGATCAAGGAAAGTTTCGATATCGCCGGCCTGCCCACCTGCTGGGGCCATGCGGAATACGTGGGCAACGTTGCGAAGCGCGATTCGCACGTGGTCCGCCAGTTGCGCCACGCGGGCGCGATCTTCCTGGGCAAGACCAACGTGCCGCCCGACCTTGCAGACTGGCAATCGACCAACCCGGTCTATGGCCGCACCGCCAACCCGCATGACCTTTCGCGCAGCCCCGGCGGATCGTCCGGCGGATCGGCGGCGGCGGTGGCCAGCGGGATGGTGCCATGCGAATTCGGCACGGACATCGGCGGATCGGTTCGCGTGCCCGCGCATTTCTGCGGCGTGTGGGGACACAAGACGAGCTGGGGGCTGGTTCCCAAGCACGGCCACGATCATCCCGCCATGGCCGGTATCGACGCGCACGACGGCGCGCTGTCTATCGCCGGGCCGCTGGCGCGCAATGCGGACGACCTGGCGCTGCTGGTGGAACGCACCGCGACCGTGCCGATCCGCGCCCGCCCGCGCGACCTGAAAGACCTTTCGTTCCTGCTCTTGCTCGATTGGCCCGGCAGCCCGGTGGACGATGCCGTGCGCGGCGTGATCGACGCGGCGGCCGCCGCACTGGAAGCGGCGGGCGCAAGGGTCGTGCGGACCAGCGCCGCCCTGCCCGACCTTGCCCGCCAGCAGCGCGATTACCTGAAGATGCTGAACGTCGCGATGGCGCGCGGCGCGCCCGGCCCGGACGGAAAACGCGCCACGGCAAGCGACTGGTTCGATATGCTGGACGCGCAGACGCGGTGCGAATTCGAATGGGCAGAACTGTTCCTCGCCCACGATTTCGTGCTGGCCCCGCCCGCGCCGGTGCTGGCCATCCCTTCACGCGAAGGGCGCGTGTTCGAAGGCACGGTTACAATCAACGGCAAGGAAGAAAGCTCTGGCGCGGCGCTTGCCTGGGCGGGCATCGCCACATACCCCAACCTGCCTTCCACCGTTGTGCCGGTGGGCGAAAGCGGCGGGCTGCCCTGCGGCATGCAGGTGATCGGGCCAAAGTGGGCAGACCTTGATTGCATCGCGGCGGCCAGGGCCATCGGCGCCGTCATGGGAGCCTGA
- a CDS encoding VOC family protein: MTMRPFHLAFPVRDIAEARAFWGGVMGCGEGRSAADWVDFDFYGHQIVVHLAPGAGDAASNPVDGHDVPVPHFGVVLDMADWQALADRLKAAGVDFAIEPHVRFAGQPGEQATMFFRDPSGNAIEMKAFADLGQLFATE; encoded by the coding sequence ATGACCATGCGCCCCTTCCACCTCGCCTTCCCTGTCCGTGACATTGCAGAGGCCCGCGCCTTCTGGGGCGGGGTGATGGGCTGCGGGGAAGGACGCAGCGCCGCCGACTGGGTGGACTTTGATTTTTACGGCCACCAGATCGTGGTGCACCTGGCGCCCGGCGCGGGCGATGCGGCATCGAACCCGGTCGACGGTCACGATGTGCCGGTGCCGCACTTCGGCGTGGTGCTGGACATGGCCGACTGGCAGGCACTGGCCGACAGGCTGAAGGCGGCGGGCGTGGATTTCGCGATCGAACCGCACGTCCGCTTTGCCGGCCAGCCGGGCGAACAGGCGACAATGTTCTTCCGCGATCCCAGCGGCAACGCGATAGAAATGAAGGCATTTGCCGACCTCGGCCAGCTTTTCGCCACCGAATAG
- a CDS encoding UrcA family protein — protein sequence MPRKILPVSIVAALAAMVPFTPANATPATTHAAPAQPAITVRAPNARRTGTTYSGIPVFTYTASSVVHYGDLNLASLAGRDALHSRVRVAATSACGRLDHAYPVQTEYTSDYKCINRAVAGAKTQVRAAIAAAA from the coding sequence ATGCCCCGCAAGATTTTACCCGTTTCGATTGTCGCGGCCCTTGCCGCGATGGTCCCGTTCACCCCCGCCAACGCCACGCCGGCAACAACGCACGCGGCGCCCGCGCAGCCGGCGATCACCGTGCGCGCTCCGAACGCGCGCCGCACCGGCACCACCTATTCCGGCATACCGGTCTTTACCTACACCGCGTCGTCGGTGGTGCATTATGGCGACTTGAACCTGGCTTCGCTGGCGGGACGCGACGCGCTGCACAGTCGCGTCCGTGTTGCCGCGACAAGCGCGTGCGGGCGGCTGGATCACGCCTATCCGGTCCAGACCGAATATACGAGCGATTACAAGTGTATAAACCGCGCCGTGGCGGGCGCAAAGACGCAGGTGCGCGCCGCCATCGCGGCGGCGGCCTGA